From Daucus carota subsp. sativus chromosome 6, DH1 v3.0, whole genome shotgun sequence, the proteins below share one genomic window:
- the LOC108226626 gene encoding small ribosomal subunit protein uS10y produces MAAYAAIKPVTKPGYEEAQDSLHKIRITLSSKNVKNLEKVCADLVRGAKDKTLRVKGPVRMPTKVLRITTRKAPCGEGTNTWDRFELRIHKRIIDLFSSPEVVKQITSITIEPGVEVEVTIADP; encoded by the exons ATGGCGGCCTATGCAGCAATTAAGCCGGTGACAAAGCCTGGCTATGAAGAAGCCCAAGATTCCCTTCACAAGATCAGAATCACCCTCTCCTCCAAAAATGTCAAAAATCTCGAAAAGG TGTGTGCTGATTTGGTCCGTGGAGCCAAGGACAAGACTTTGAGGGTCAAGGGACCTGTCAGGATGCCCACCAAGGTTCTCCGCATTACAACTAGAAAGGCTCCATGTGGTGAAG GTACCAACACATGGGACAGATTTGAGCTCCGTATCCACAAGCGTATTATTGACCTATTCAGCTCGCCTGAGGTGGTAAAGCAGATTACTTCTATTACCATTGAACCAGGTGTTGAGGTTGAGGTCACCATTGCTGATCCATAG
- the LOC108227965 gene encoding transketolase, chloroplastic yields MASSATAASPSSLTLSQSLSLSRSLPAISQHPHRISLPTVNLSATSLKCSRRVGSRAAAVRASAAVDVAEKTETGLVEKSVNTIRFLAIDAVEKANSGHPGLPMGCAPMGHILYDEIMKYNPKNPFWFNRDRFVLSAGHGCMLQYALLHLAGYDSVKEEDLKSFRQWGSKTPGHPENFETPGIEVTTGPLGQGVANAVGLALAEKHLAARFNKPGSEIVDHYTYVILGDGCQMEGISNEACSLASHWGLGKLIAFYDDNHISIDGDTAIAFTESVDKRFEGLGWHVIWVKNGNTGYDEIRAAIEEAKAVTDKPTLIKVTTTIGFGSPNKANSYSVHGSALGAKEVDATRKNLGWPHEPFHVPEDVKKHWSRHTPEGAALEAEWHAKFADYEKKYKEEAQELKSLISGELPVGWEKALPTYTPETPGDSTRNLSQANLNALAKVLPGLLGGSADLASSNMTLLKMFGDFQKDTPEERNVRFGVREHGMGAICNGIALHSPGLIPYCATFFVFTDYMRAAMRLSALCEAGVIYVMTHDSIGLGEDGPTHQPIEHIASFRAMPNILMLRPADGNETAGAYKVAVLNRKRPSVLALSRQKLPNLPGTSIEGVEKGGYIITDNSSGNKPDIILIGTGSELEIAAKAADELRKSGKTVRVVSFVSWELFDEQSAAYKESVLPADVSARVSIEAGTTFGWDKIVGSKGKAIGIDHFGASAPADKIYKEFGLTVEAVIAAAKELC; encoded by the exons ATGGCATCGTCAGCAACAGCTGCATCTCCCTCCTCGTTGActctctcccaatctctctccctctcccgaTCTCTCCCAGCCATTTCTCAGCACCCCCATCGAATCTCTCTCCCCACCGTCAATCTCTCCGCAACCTCTCTCAAATGCTCGAGGCGCGTGGGCTCACGCGCCGCCGCAGTGCGGGCGTCGGCGGCGGTCGACGTGGCGGAGAAGACGGAAACGGGGTTGGTGGAGAAGTCAGTGAACACGATTAGGTTCTTGGCGATTGATGCGGTGGAGAAGGCGAATTCGGGTCATCCGGGTCTGCCCATGGGTTGTGCACCCATGGGTCATATACTGTACGATGAGATCATGAAGTATAATCCGAAGAACCCGTTTTGGTTTAACAGGGATAGGTTTGTTTTGTCGGCTGGACATGGGTGTATGTTGCAGTATGCTCTTCTTCACTTAGCTGGTTATGACAGTGTTAAG GAAGAAGACCTGAAAAGTTTCCGGCAGTGGGGAAGCAAAACACCTGGTCACCCTGAAAACTTTGAGACTCCGGGAATTGAAGTCACTACTG GTCCCCTTGGCCAGGGTGTTGCAAATGCAGTTGGTTTAGCCCTTGCAGAGAAGCATTTGGCTGCACGATTTAACAAACCTGGCAGCGAAATTGTTGATCACTACAC GTACGTGATACTTGGAGATGGTTGTCAAATGGAAGGAATTTCTAATGAAGCTTGCTCTCTTGCTAGTCATTGGGGACTTGGAAAGCTGATTGCATTTTATGATGACAACCATATTTCAATTGACGGTGACACAGCTATTGCATTCACTGAATCTGTTGATAAGCGCTTTGAAGGTCTTGGTTGGCATGTCATATGGGTAAAGAATGGTAACACTGGATATGATGAGATCCGTGCTGCTATAGAGGAAGCTAAAGCTGTTACAGACAAACCTACTTTGATTAAG GTCACGACCACAATTGGTTTTGGGTCACCTAACAAGGCCAACTCATATAGTGTACATGGTAGTGCATTGGGTGCTAAAGAAGTTGATGCAACAAGGAAGAACCTTGGGTGGCCACACGAGCCATTCCATGTGCCAGAGGATGTTAAAAA GCACTGGAGCCGCCATACCCCTGAAGGTGCTGCTTTGGAAGCTGAATGGCATGCCAAATTTGCAGATTATGAGAAGAAATACAAAGAAGAAGCACAAGAACTGAAATCTCTTATTAGTGGTGAACTTCCAGTTGGTTGGGAAAAGGCTCTTCCG ACTTATACTCCAGAAACCCCAGGGGATTCCACTCGTAATCTTTCTCAGGCAAACCTGAATGCTCTTGCAAAAGTTCTTCCTGGACTTTTAGGGGGGAGTGCAGACCTTGCTTCTTCCAACATGACACTGCTGAAAATGTTCGGCGACTTTCAAAAGGACACCCCCGAGGAACGTAATGTACGATTTGGCGTTAGGGAACACGGAATGGGTGCTATATGTAATGGAATTGCACTCCACAGTCCTGGCCTCATCCCCTACTGTGCTACCTTCTTTGTTTTCACGGACTATATGCGAGCAGCCATGAGGCTTTCTGCACTCTGTGAAGCTGGGGTCATCTATGTGATGACTCATGATTCCATCGGGCTTGGAGAGGATGGTCCAACTCATCAACCTATAGAGCATATAGCAAGTTTCCGTGCCATGCCAAACATCCTGATGCTCCGACCAGCTGACGGGAACGAGACTGCTGGTGCATATAAGGTTGCAGTTCTCAACAGAAAGAGGCCTTCAGTTCTAGCCCTCTCACGTCAAAAGCTTCCCAATCTCCCTGGAACATCTATTGAAGGAGTCGAGAAAGGTGGGTATATTATTACTGATAACTCTTCAGGTAACAAGCCTGATATTATCTTAATTGGAACTGGTTCCGAACTTGAAATCGCTGCAAAAGCAGCTGATGAGCTGAGGAAGAGCGGAAAGACAGTTCGGGTGGTATCATTCGTATCTTGGGAGTTGTTTGACGAACAATCTGCTGCATACAAAGAAAGTGTTCTGCCAGCTGATGTATCAGCTAGGGTCAGCATAGAGGCTGGAACGACCTTTGGGTGGGATAAGATTGTGGGATCCAAGGGAAAGGCGATTGGAATAGATCATTTTGGAGCAAGTGCACCAGCAGATAAGATATATAAAGAATTCGGATTAACTGTGGAAGCTGTGATTGCAGCAGCCAAGGAATTGTGTTAA
- the LOC108227240 gene encoding uncharacterized protein LOC108227240 translates to MATTFLPLSFNKPSLSFLRTPPLLFSSSTVRTSVSVSCSVNHAGADNESTAVVWYKQDLRIDDHPGLVSASRHRNLIPLYVFDHRVLSRYSEEMFELLVFAVKDLKKSLRDQGSDLMIRIGSAENVIQELVKEVKATHIFTEEEVEYEWARLMETVKENLAALSVEEGSPNFLTWSTPFYDIKNVGDLPISHQDFEKLKLPVLSPLLPPKLPEVKMNICWGTLPTLEDLESFKNELVNKPEDEFMSIKKTSAEDILRKAEALSNNQIKDSLSSSYKQDNRRKRRNSVFLTQGSSVGGGTADVLNALAAYLRYLEGTIRDDWQEVHEKLREAEIREGASFDVLFGSALCLGIISRRRVYFESIKYEKERNAGFLSPFGYSAATVAAAVDSVCSKEWYWLVALRSRLINKGNHNIRIWRWNGYLIQYTVAGHKGPAILLVHGFGAFWEHYRDNVTSIAGDKNRVWAITLLGFGRSEKPNVVYTELMWAELVRDFIVEVVGEQVHLVGNSLGGYFVAIIAGLWPALVKSVILLNSAGFVIPGFSSMTSSKERQVSGAVWLGARVLLLYLRSSIRSIVKKCYPNNPDRADDWLINEMTTASYDPGVVRVLESIFSFDLSIPLNYLLKGMEKRVLVIQGMNDPISDSKSFLAMLTEQCRGITTKEIDAGHCPHDEQPGEVNSIILEWVVKIEDDSYSTQVQLEFTNN, encoded by the exons ATGGCAACGACTTTCCTGCCACTCTCTTTCAACAAGCCCTCCCTTTCCTTCCTCAGAACTCCACCACTTCTATTTTCCTCTTCAACTGTACGGACCTCCGTTTCAGTTTCCTGTTCCGTCAATCACGCCGGTGCTGACAACGAAAGCACCGCAGTTGTATGGTACAAACAAGACCTCCGCATCGACGATCATCCCGGCCTCGTCTCCGCTTCGCGTCACCGGAATTTAATTCCTCTCTACGTGTTTGATCACCGCGTTCTTTCTC GGTATTCTGAAGAAATGTTTGAACTGCTAGTCTTTGCTGTGAAGGATTTAAAAAAGTCATTGAGGGATCAGGGATCTGATCTGATGATAAGGATCGGGAGTGCTGAAAATGTCATACAAGAACTTGTAAAAGAG GTTAAGGCCACCCATATATTCACAGAAGAAGAGGTAGAATATGAGTGGGCAAGATTGATGGAGACTGTCAAAGAGAACCTAGCAGCATTGTCTGTCGAAGAGGGTAGCCCAAATTTTTTAACGTGGTCTACTCCTTTTTATGATATTAAG AATGTAGGGGATCTGCCAATTTCACACCAAGActttgagaaattaaaattgCCAGTACTTTCTCCTCTCTTGCCCCCTAAATTACCTGAGGTTAAGATGAATATATGCTGGG GTACATTGCCAACATTAGAAGATTTGGAAAGTTTTAAGAATGAGCTTGTGAACAAACCAGAAGATGAATTTATGTCGATTAAGAAAACTTCAGCTGAAGATATATTAAGGAAAGCTGAGGCTctttcaaataatcaaattaaagatTCGTTGAGTAGTTCTTACAAGCAAGATAATCGCAGGAAACGAAGAAATTCTGTATTTTTAACACAAGGGAGTTCAGTAGGAGGTGGAACTGCTGATGTACTGAATGCATTGGCTGCATATTTGAGATACTTGGAGGGTACCATACGAGATGACTGGCAGGA AGTACATGAAAAGTTGCGTGAAGCTGAAATCCGGGAAGGGGCTTCATTTGATGTTCTTTTTGGGTCTGCCCTTTGCCTTGGAATCATTTCCAGACGGAGAGTTTATTTTGAATCCATCAAATACGAGAAAGAACGAAATGCTGGGTTCCTGTCACCCTTTGGATACTCAGCCGCGACTGTTGCAGCAGCAGTTGACAGTGTTTGTTCAAAGGAG TGGTATTGGCTAGTGGCTCTAAGAAGCAGACTGATTAACAAAGGAAATCACAATATTAGGATCTGGAGATGGAATGGTTATCTAATTCAG TATACTGTAGCCGGGCATAAAGGTCCTGCAATTCTTCTTGTGCATGGTTTTGGTGCTTTTTGGGAGCATTACCGTGACAATGTAACCAGTATAGCTGGCGACAAAAACCGGGTTTGGGCAATTACCCTTCTGGGTTTTGGCAGATCAGAAAAACCAAATGTTGTATACACTGAACTGATGTGGGCCGAATTGGTAAGAGATTTTATAGTTGAAGTTGTTGGGGAACAAGTGCATCTTGTTGGAAACTCGCTTGGGG GCTATTTTGTTGCTATTATAGCTGGTCTATGGCCTGCATTAGTGAAGTCAGTTATTCTTTTAAACAGTGCCGGCTTTGTCATTCCTGGGTTTTCTTCTATGACTTCTTCCAAA GAAAGACAAGTTTCTGGGGCTGTATGGTTGGGTGCCAGAGTTCTGCTTCTCTACCTGAGGTCAAGTATCCGCAGTATAGTGAAGAAATGCTACCCAAAT AACCCGGATCGTGCTGATGATTGGCTTATTAACGAAATGACTACAGCT TCATATGATCCTGGTGTGGTCAGGGTCCTAGAAAGCATCTTCAGCTTTGATCTATCAATTCCTTTGAACTATCTTTTGAAAGGAATGGAGAAAAGAGTCCTTGTTATACAG GGAATGAATGATCCAATTTCGGACTCCAAATCATTTTTAGCTATGCTTACAGAACAGTGCAGAGGAATAACAACCAAAGAAATAGATGCTG GGCACTGCCCACACGATGAGCAGCCAGGAGAGGTTAATTCTATTATCCTGGAATGGGTTGTTAAAATTGAAGATGATAGTTATTCTACTCAGGTACAACTTGAATTCACGAACAACTGA
- the LOC108227245 gene encoding 21 kDa protein, with protein sequence MLSIFVCCIYVYTSLIFHLHLSLATAADMTRSYYLVPFFLLLAFYSEAASSPIPANIGFIKSSCNATAYPDLCISSLSLYATTIQNSPHQMAVMALEVSLNRTKLAQTFMHLLTKFKGLTAKQQEAIADCKDEVEDSLDRVNRSSIEMKSLGQAGGQEFIWHMSNVETWISAALTDDTTCMDGFSDLATEGKIKESVRAQITSVAHYTSNALALINSFAAMQKH encoded by the coding sequence ATGCTTTCAATCTTCGTAtgctgtatatatgtatatacttcTCTAATCTTTCACCTTCATCTCTCATTAGCAACTGCTGCCGACATGACCAGATCGTACTACCTCGTCCCCTTCTTTCTCCTCCTCGCCTTCTATTCTGAGGCAGCTTCCTCTCCTATACCAGCTAACATTGGCTTCATCAAGTCCTCATGCAACGCTACAGCTTATCCTGACCTGTGCATTAGTTCGCTCTCCCTCTATGCCACAACCATTCAAAACAGTCCGCACCAAATGGCCGTGATGGCCTTGGAGGTGAGTCTGAACCGGACCAAGTTAGCTCAAACCTTCATGCATCTGCTCACCAAGTTCAAGGGTCTTACAGCTAAACAACAAGAGGCTATCGCGGATTGCAAAGACGAGGTCGAAGATAGCTTGGATCGGGTGAACAGGTCCTCCATAGAGATGAAGAGTCTAGGTCAGGCCGGTGGTCAGGAGTTCATTTGGCACATGAGCAATGTCGAGACATGGATCAGTGCTGCCCTCACCGATGATACTACTTGTATGGATGGGTTTTCGGATCTGGCTACAGAGGGAAAAATAAAGGAATCAGTTAGGGCACAAATAACTAGTGTTGCGCATTATACCAGCAATGCTCTGGCCTTGATCAATAGTTTTGCTGCAATGCAGAAGCACTAA
- the LOC108227246 gene encoding 21 kDa protein — protein sequence MELHRFAVITLFFTSCILHLASAAKVPQAYKTFIKTSCNTTTYPSLCNKNLLPYASSVKTDYIRLCSAALSVTIKAAKKTSGLVTNLAEQKDLTEAEAAAIRDCIENIEDSLDELQQTVEAVANLEGSDRAFQLSNAKTWASAAITDEDTCMDGFSGREVSSGVKNKVKKSILAVTKLNSNALSLINRIY from the coding sequence ATGGAACTTCACAGATTCGCTGTCATCACTCTTTTCTTCACATCATGCATTCTCCATTTAGCCTCAGCTGCAAAAGTTCCCCAAGCCTACAAAACATTCATCAAAACCTCATGCAATACCACAACCTACCCTTCACTCTGCAACAAAAATTTATTACCTTATGCTTCCTCTGTCAAGACAGATTACATCAGGCTCTGCTCCGCGGCCCTCTCCGTGACCATAAAGGCCGCCAAGAAAACCTCGGGCTTAGTAACGAATCTGGCAGAGCAGAAGGATCTGACAGAAGCCGAGGCCGCGGCCATCAGGGATTGCATTGAGAACATTGAGGACAGTCTTGATGAGCTGCAGCAAACGGTGGAGGCGGTGGCTAATCTGGAGGGCTCGGACAGGGCGTTTCAGCTGTCCAACGCCAAGACATGGGCTAGTGCTGCAATAACTGATGAGGATACTTGCATGGATGGATTCTCGGGGCGGGAAGTGAGTTCTGGTGTGAAGAACAAGGTGAAGAAGAGCATTTTGGCTGTTACGAAACTTAATAGTAACGCTTTATCCCTAATTAACCGTAtctattga
- the LOC108227244 gene encoding endoglucanase 8, which produces MLSPVSLMVAMLVVSGGAAAYTQDYKDALMKSIMFYEGQRSGKLPPYQRMTWRDDSALQDGFDNHVNLVGGYYDAGDNIKFHFPMAFTTTMLAWSVIEFGDFMSPQSGHAIQAIKWSTDYLLQATSIKDVVYVQVGDPYADHNCWERPEDMDTPRTSVAVTKDYPGSEVSAEIAAALAASSIVFRRIYPAYSNLLLTRAEEVFKFADSYRGSYNNSKVGRYVCPFYCDFSGYEDDLLWGAAWLYRATLNKYYFDYVSTNVYKMSRPWNVGEFGWDTKDAGISVLLSEYLFFNKVDWKPFIPYADEFVCSVIPGSPNPSVFYTRGGLIYKPNMHSLQIPSALSFLFVVYANNLKWAKRVVQCEHGVVTPSRLIDLAKSQVDYILGNNPMETSYMVNYGRNFPRRIHHRGSSMPSIKQHRDHIGCKGGTPYYESRGYNPNLLTGAVVGGPDEWDQFADDRNNPGQSEPATYINAPLVGLLAYFSEN; this is translated from the exons ATGTTATCTCCGGTGAGTTTAATGGTGGCCATGTTGGTGGTGAGCGGAGGAGCAGCAGCATACACACAAGATTATAAAGATGCATTGATGAAAAGCATTATGTTCTATGAAGGCCAAAGGTCTGGTAAATTACCTCCTTACCAGAGAATGACATGGAGAGATGATTCTGCTCTTCAAGATGGTTTTGACAACCAT GTGAATCTGGTAGGCGGCTACTATGATGCAGGTGACAACATCAAGTTTCACTTTCCCATGGCATTCACAACAACAATGCTAGCTTGGAGTGTAATAGAATTCGGGGATTTTATGAGCCCTCAAAGTGGACACGCAATTCAGGCCATCAAATGGTCTACTGATTATCTGCTACAAGCCACCAGCATTAAGGATGTGGTTTATGTGCAAGTAGGAGACCCTTATGCTGATCATAATTGCTGGGAAAGACCTGAAGATATGGACACTCCTAGAACTTCTGTGGCCGTCACTAAAGATTATCCTGGCTCTGAGGTTTCTGCTGAGATTGCCGCGGCATTGGCAGCATCTTCAATTGTTTTCAGGAGAATTTATCCTGCTTATTCCAATTTGTTACTCACAAGGGCTGAAGAG GTTTTCAAATTCGCGGATAGTTACAGAGGATCTTACAATAACAGTAAAGTTGGACGTTATGTGTGTCCATTTTATTGTGATTTCAGTGGCTATGAG GATGATCTGCTATGGGGAGCAGCCTGGTTATACAGAGCCACTCTAAACAAGTATTACTTCGACTACGTTTCAACTAACGTATATAAGATGAGCAGGCCTTGGAACGTAGGTGAGTTCGGATGGGATACAAAAGATGCTGGAATTAGTGTACTTCTTTCAGAG TACCTGTTTTTCAACAAGGTGGATTGGAAACCATTTATTCCCTACGCGGATGAGTTTGTGTGCAGCGTAATCCCTGGATCACCAAATCCAAGTGTTTTTTATACCCGAGGTGGACTTATCTACAAGCCAAACATGCATAGCCTGCAGATACCATCAGCACTCTCTTTTCTTTTCGTTGTATATGCGAATAATTTGAAATGGGCAAAGAGAGTGGTGCAATGTGAGCATGGTGTAGTCACTCCGTCGAGGCTTATTGATCTTGCAAAAAGCCAG GTGGATTACATACTAGGAAACAATCCAATGGAAACATCATACATGGTGAATTATGGAAGAAATTTCCCGCGTAGAATCCATCATAGAGGTTCATCTATGCCGTCCATTAAACAACACAGGGATCACATTGGATGTAAAGGTGGAACACCGTATTATGAAAGTAGAGGTTATAATCCAAACTTACTGACCGGAGCTGTTGTGGGAGGACCAGACGAGTGGGACCAATTTGCAGATGATCGAAACAATCCTGGTCAGTCAGAGCCAGCTACTTACATCAATGCACCTCTCGTCGGCCTATTAGCTTACTTCAGTGAAAACTAA
- the LOC108227242 gene encoding probable pectinesterase/pectinesterase inhibitor 59: MATKIMILSVIYLYFIYCVDSSEADVLESDGLKGDINSWCETTPHPEPCKYFLSQGEQYFRPNNSVDFRRMLVQVALEKALQEQSCTENLQNQCHSKRRKLAWLDCSTLFQNTIYQLNQTVEALKTNTSTSFFDSDAQTWLSAALTNIEICRSGSVELNVTQFIAPLVSNNVSELISNSLAINGALSIDDRQQESDKHEDFPSWVTKRDRKLLQKTSWTSRANVIVAKDGSGKFKSIQSAINYAAKVRKGNDRFIIYVKRGVYRENIVIGHALSKIMLVGEGLRYTIITGSRSVFAGFTTYSSATVGIDGVGFIARGITFRNTAGPKKGQAVALRTSSDLSVYYACSFEGYQDTLFVLAQRQFYKSCYIYGTIDFIFGNAAVVFQNCNIYVRRPLHGQANVITAQGRGDPYQNTGISIHNSRIMAAPELKPVLDEFKTYLGRPWQQYSRTVVMNSYLDTLVHPQGWLSWLESEFAWDTLYYGEYKNFGPASATDNRVKWPGYHIITSADEASKFTAAKLISGRAWLYSTGVPFILGL; this comes from the exons ATGGCTACAAAGATCATGATATTATCTGTTATTTACTTGTACTTTATATATTGTGTTGATTCTTCTGAAGCAGACGTATTGGAGTCGGATGGTTTGAAGGGTGATATCAACTCCTGGTGTGAGACGACGCCTCATCCAGAGCCGTGCAAGTATTTCTTGAGCCAAGGGGAACAGTATTTCAGACCGAATAATAGTGTTGATTTTAGAAGGATGTTGGTTCAAGTGGCTCTGGAAAAAGCTTTACAGGAGCAGAGTTGCACCGAGAATCTTCAGAATCAATGTCACAGCAAAAGAAGAAAGTTGGCGTGGCTTGACTGCAGCACGTTATTTCAGAACACAATTTATCAACTCAACCAAACAGTAGAAGCCCTAAAGACGAACACGAGTACTAGTTTTTTTGATTCTGATGCACAGACTTGGTTGAGTGCTGCACTAACAAATATTGAGATTTGTCGATCAGGTTCTGTGGAGCTAAACGTGACCCAATTCATAGCTCCCCTTGTCTCAAATAATGTCTCAGAGTTGATTAGTAACAGTTTGGCAATCAACGGAGCTCTTTCCATAGACGACAGACAACAAGAATCTGATAAACACGAAGACTTCCCCAGTTGGGTAACCAAGAGAGACCGAAAGCTGCTGCAAAAGACATCATGGACTTCGAGAGCAAACGTTATTGTTGCCAAAGACGGGTCGGGGAAGTTTAAGTCCATTCAGTCAGCTATTAACTATGCAGCAAAAGTGAGGAAAGGAAATGATAGGTTCATCATATATGTGAAAAGAGGTGTTTACCGCGAAAATATCGTGATAGGGCATGCTTTGAGCAAGATTATGCTGGTTGGAGAGGGGCTCAGATACACCATAATTACTGGGAGCCGAAGTGTATTTGCAGGATTCACAACTTACAGTTCTGCAACTGTAG GGATCGACGGAGTTGGTTTTATAGCTCGTGGCATTACATTCCGTAACACCGCGGGGCCAAAAAAAGGACAGGCAGTTGCACTAAGAACTTCATCTGATCTTTCTGTATATTATGCCTGCTCTTTCGAGGGATACCAAGACACTCTCTTCGTGCTAGCTCAACGACAATTTTACAAATCGTGTTACATATATGGTACCATAGACTTCATTTTCGGGAATGCAGCTGTGGTATTCCAGAACTGCAATATCTACGTAAGAAGGCCGTTACATGGCCAAGCAAATGTCATAACAGCTCAAGGTCGTGGTGATCCCTACCAAAATACCGGAATTTCTATTCATAACTCACGAATCATGGCTGCACCGGAACTTAAACCGGTTCTGGACGAATTTAAGACATACCTAGGACGTCCGTGGCAGCAATACTCACGAACAGTTGTGATGAATTCCTACCTCGACACCCTAGTACATCCACAAGGATGGTTATCATGGCTAGAGTCAGAATTTGCCTGGGATACTTTGTATTACGGAGAATATAAGAATTTCGGACCAGCCTCTGCAACTGATAATAGGGTCAAGTGGCCTGGGTACCATATTATTACTAGTGCAGATGAGGCTTCCAAATTCACAGCCGCTAAACTTATATCCGGTCGGGCCTGGCTATACTCAACAGGGGTTCCATTTATTCTAGGGCTATGA
- the LOC108227241 gene encoding monocopper oxidase-like protein SKU5, with amino-acid sequence MAMFELRLVLICLLFRLCFSEDASKYVTLELSYITASPLGVPQKVIAVNGKFPGPIINVTTNENVIVNVRNKLNENALLTWPGVQMRRTSWQDGVLGTNCPIRPGWNWTYQFQVKDQIGSFFYFPSLNFQRASGGFGSFVITNRKVISLPFNMPDGDIVILMGDWYTRSHTALRASLDSGKDLGMPDGVLINGKGPYQYNASVPNGIEYETINVDPGKTYRVRVHNVGVSTCLNFRIQGHNMLLAEAEGYYTQQSNYTSLDIHVGQSYSFLVTMDQNASSDYYIVASPRFVNQSIWQRVTGVAILHYSNSKGKATGPLPDPPNDVYDTSYAVTQAMSIRQNVSASGARPNAQGSFHYGQIQVTETIVLKNVPPAIIDGKLRTTLNGISFVNPDTPVRLADKFDVKGSYKLDFPSRPLNRPPRLDRSIINATYKGFIEIVLQNNDTVVQSFHMDGYSFFVVGIAYGEWTQNSQGSYNKYDAIARSTTQVLPGGWTAIYVSLDNVGVWNLRAENLDRWYLGQETYMRVINSEPDPSNKTEFPMPDNVLFCGALSHLQKQQDPSSAASINGWSTLILITLSAMISTWL; translated from the exons ATGGCGATGTTTGAGTTAAGATTAGTTCTCATTTGTTTACTGTTTAGGCTTTGTTTTAGTGAAGATGCTTCCAAGTATGTTACATTGGAACTCTCTTACATTACTGCCTCCCCTCTTGGTGTTCCCCAGAAG GTTATAGCAGTTAATGGAAAGTTTCCAGGTCCTATTATTAATGTAACCACTAATGAAAATGTCATTGTGAATGTGAGAAACAAATTGAATGAGAATGCCCTTTTAACATG GCCTGGAGTACAGATGCGCCGTACTTCTTGGCAAGATGGAGTTCTTGGAACCAACTGTCCCATTCGACCAGGGTGGAACTGGACCTATCAGTTCCAGGTTAAGGATCAGATTGGTAGCTTCTTTTACTTCCCCTCGCTCAACTTTCAGAGAGCATCAGGTGGTTTTGGTTCTTTTGTTATTACTAATCGGAAAGTTATCTCGCTGCCATTTAATATGCCTGATGGGGATATAGTCATTCTTATGGGCGATTGGTATACCAGAAGCCACACG GCCCTGAGGGCATCCCTTGATTCGGGCAAGGACCTGGGAATGCCAGACGGTGTCCTGATTAATGGCAAGGGACCTTATCAGTATAATGCGAGTGTACCAAATGGCATTGAATATGAAACAATTAATGTTGATCCAG GCAAAACCTATCGGGTTCGTGTGCACAATGTTGGTGTCTCAACATGTCTGAACTTTCGTATTCAAGGCCACAATATGCTATTGGCAGAGGCCGAGGGATACTATACGCAACAAAGTAATTATACTAGCTTAGACATCCATGTTGGGCAATCTTATTCTTTTCTAGTTACTATGGATCAGAATGCAAGTAGTGACTACTACATTGTAGCGAGTCCTAGATTTGTTAATCAATCAATTTGGCAGAGAGTTACTGGTGTTGCTATCTTGCATTACTCCAATTCTAAAGGAAAGGCGACTGGTCCTCTTCCTGATCCTCCTAATGATGTTTACGATACATCATATGCAGTGACCCAAGCAATGTCCATCAG GCAAAATGTCTCAGCAAGTGGTGCTCGTCCTAATGCACAGGGGTCTTTCCATTATGGTCAAATTCAAGTGACCGAGACAATTGTCTTGAAGAATGTGCCGCCAGCTATAATTGATGGAAAACTCAGAACTACATTAAATGGCATTTCATTCGTCAATCCTGATACTCCAGTCAGGCTTGCGGACAAGTTCGATGTCAAGGGGTCTTACAAGCTTGATTTCCCAAGTAGGCCACTCAATAGACCACCTCGACTAGACAGATCTATCATCAATGCAACATACAAAGGATTTATAGAAATTGTACTGCAAAACAATGATACTGTAGTTCAGAGTTTTCACATGGATGGCTATTCATTTTTTGTAGTCGG GATTGCTTATGGGGAATGGACTCAAAATAGCCAGGGCTCCTACAATAAATATGATGCTATAGCTCGCTCAACCACACAg GTACTTCCTGGAGGATGGACAGCGATTTATGTATCCCTAGACAATGTTGGAGTATGGAACCTTAGAGCTGAAAACCTAGACAGATGGTATTTAGGACAAGAAACATATATGAGAGTTATCAATTCTGAACCTGATCCTAGCAACAAAACAGAATTCCCTATGCCCGATAATGTTCTCTTTTGTGGTGCTCTCTCACATTTGCAAAA GCAACAGGATCCATCTTCAGCAGCATCAATCAACGGATGGTCAACACTGATTCTCATAACATTATCTGCTATGATATCTACATGGCTATGA